One region of Candidatus Bathyarchaeota archaeon genomic DNA includes:
- a CDS encoding chloride channel protein, with protein MTKDDTSIFSSASHLVRVLILAAIIGAITSLLTIVYLFIVSWGEAFFETPPQGLQIEMFWPLILLTIGGVVVGLTIKYAGEHIQLGSTQKEFTEKKGRLDYRHLPSIVTQCVLSLWSGASVGPEGGLADVGGGTATLLAEKLKIRASSIIFVTYCGVAGSFGSFFGSPLIGAFVAMEYLFIQGIPYVELLVPGLVSATVGYLVYYHVFNITISGILIFPEYASPLFIDLLWALVIGVIGGFFGVYYRWLYAKLEKHLFNRLKSSPIKRGLIGGVTVGLIGSFVPLLLHSGQTEIVSILFQSSAYTVGFLLLLMIGKSFVTAISFNTVFKGGPVFPYLFMGGTMGLAITQLLPFIPQGVGVTAGMAAVASALFPLPISVILLVSLMSQINLIPMIAIASIVGFLINRYMTKFVAAK; from the coding sequence ATGACCAAAGATGACACATCTATTTTTTCGTCAGCATCTCATCTTGTAAGAGTACTCATCCTAGCAGCCATCATAGGCGCAATAACTAGTCTACTAACAATCGTTTACCTGTTTATTGTTAGCTGGGGCGAAGCATTCTTTGAAACACCACCTCAAGGACTGCAGATAGAAATGTTTTGGCCCCTTATTCTGCTGACTATAGGCGGAGTAGTTGTTGGGTTAACTATCAAATATGCTGGAGAACACATCCAGTTAGGGTCAACCCAAAAAGAGTTCACTGAAAAAAAAGGACGCTTAGATTACCGCCATTTACCGAGCATAGTAACGCAATGTGTACTTTCTCTGTGGAGTGGGGCTTCAGTTGGTCCAGAAGGGGGACTGGCAGATGTAGGCGGTGGCACGGCTACGCTGCTTGCAGAAAAGCTCAAGATTAGAGCAAGCTCGATAATTTTTGTAACTTACTGCGGTGTGGCGGGCAGTTTCGGGTCTTTTTTTGGGAGCCCACTTATAGGCGCTTTCGTAGCCATGGAGTACCTGTTTATCCAAGGAATACCCTATGTTGAATTGCTTGTCCCCGGATTAGTCTCAGCAACTGTGGGCTACTTGGTTTATTATCATGTTTTCAACATTACCATTTCAGGAATTTTGATCTTCCCAGAATATGCCTCACCATTATTCATTGATCTCCTTTGGGCACTTGTGATAGGAGTAATTGGCGGGTTTTTTGGGGTATATTACAGGTGGCTGTATGCAAAACTCGAAAAGCACCTGTTCAACAGACTAAAAAGCAGCCCAATTAAAAGAGGTTTAATTGGAGGAGTAACTGTGGGTCTTATTGGCTCGTTTGTTCCCTTACTACTCCACTCAGGTCAAACCGAAATAGTTAGCATTCTATTCCAAAGCAGCGCGTACACGGTTGGTTTTCTACTGCTTCTCATGATAGGCAAATCTTTTGTAACAGCAATATCGTTTAACACAGTTTTTAAGGGAGGACCAGTTTTTCCCTATCTATTCATGGGCGGCACAATGGGTTTAGCTATCACCCAATTGTTACCCTTTATTCCGCAAGGTGTCGGAGTCACCGCGGGCATGGCAGCCGTTGCTAGCGCCCTCTTTCCCTTACCTATTTCAGTAATTCTCCTTGTTTCATTGATGTCCCAAATCAACTTGATTCCCATGATAGCCATAGCATCAATTGTTGGCTTTCTAATTAATCGGTATATGACTAAATTTGTAGCCGCCAAGTAA
- a CDS encoding anaerobic sulfatase maturase, with the protein MTQREQAVRAFHVMAKPAGSMCNLNCDYCFYLKKKQLYPNSNFQMSLEIMEKYIHQTIEAHTSPTVTIAWQGGEPTLMGLDFFRRAMDVIKQTVRSGVTVENTLQTNGVLIDDEWCRFLHDNNFLVGLSVDGPKKMHDAYRKDKLGNSVFDKVLRSVHLMRQHNVEFNILCTINAVNSQHPLEVYRFFRDELKTPFLQFIPIVERDNETGNQEGNCITDRSVNPNQYGRFLIDIFDEWIAHDVGKMFIQFFDGVLCSYVRGYSSLCILSPKCGEGVALEHNGDVYSCDHFVEPNYLLGNILDTPLADLVFSSKQKNFGDAKWKKIPHYCRACEFLFTCYGECPKNRVLRTLDGEENLNWLCVGLKDFFTHTKEPMQIMADLLRAGYPASDIMELWHK; encoded by the coding sequence ATGACTCAAAGAGAGCAAGCAGTTCGGGCTTTTCACGTCATGGCTAAGCCTGCGGGTTCTATGTGCAACCTAAACTGCGATTACTGCTTCTATTTAAAAAAGAAGCAACTGTACCCCAACAGTAACTTCCAAATGTCATTGGAAATCATGGAAAAATACATCCACCAAACCATAGAGGCTCACACGTCACCTACTGTAACTATTGCTTGGCAGGGCGGCGAACCCACACTGATGGGTTTAGACTTTTTTCGCCGCGCCATGGACGTAATAAAGCAGACAGTTCGCTCTGGCGTGACGGTTGAGAATACTTTACAAACCAATGGTGTTTTGATTGATGATGAATGGTGCCGTTTTTTGCATGATAATAATTTTTTGGTGGGTTTAAGCGTTGATGGTCCCAAAAAAATGCATGATGCTTACCGAAAAGACAAACTGGGCAATTCTGTTTTTGACAAGGTACTCCGTAGCGTCCATCTGATGCGGCAACACAACGTTGAATTTAATATTCTCTGCACCATTAACGCAGTAAACAGCCAGCACCCGCTTGAAGTTTACCGTTTTTTTCGTGATGAATTAAAAACGCCTTTTCTGCAGTTTATTCCTATTGTTGAGAGAGACAATGAAACAGGAAACCAAGAAGGCAACTGTATTACTGATCGCTCGGTGAATCCGAATCAGTATGGGCGGTTTTTAATTGATATTTTTGATGAATGGATAGCTCACGATGTTGGCAAGATGTTTATTCAGTTTTTCGATGGCGTGTTATGCTCGTATGTTCGGGGTTATTCGTCTCTTTGTATATTGAGCCCCAAATGTGGGGAGGGTGTCGCTCTCGAACATAACGGCGACGTTTATAGCTGCGACCACTTTGTAGAACCAAACTACCTTTTAGGGAATATACTAGACACTCCATTGGCGGACCTTGTTTTTAGCAGTAAACAAAAGAATTTTGGAGATGCCAAATGGAAAAAAATTCCCCATTACTGTCGAGCATGCGAGTTCTTGTTTACTTGTTACGGGGAATGCCCAAAAAATCGTGTTCTAAGAACACTTGATGGCGAAGAAAACCTGAATTGGTTGTGCGTAGGGTTGAAAGATTTTTTTACGCATACAAAAGAACCAATGCAAATTATGGCAGATTTGTTGCGCGCGGGTTATCCTGCTTCAGATATTATGGAGCTTTGGCACAAATAA
- a CDS encoding arylsulfatase, whose translation MSQNTKPNILVMWGDDIGWWNISYNSRAQMGYQTPNIDRIANEGISFTDYYGQQSCTAGRAAFITGQNPVRTGLTKVGMPGADLGLRPEDPTIAELLKPLGYATGQFGKNHLGDRDDFLPTNHGFDEFFGNLYHLNAEEEPEDPDYPKDFEFRKKFGPRGVLHSFAGGKIDDTGPLNKKRMETIDDEITENALRFIEDTKKSGKPFFVWYNTTAMHFRTHPAAKHLGKSGKGGFYNDVMVAHDENIGKLLGKLDELDIAGDTLVMYSTDNGPHYNAWPDGGITPFRSEKNTNWEGAWRVPAFARWPNKFPAGLVLNGIVSHQDWLPTLLAASGEPNVKEKLLQGYTAGSKKFKVHIDGINMLPYFMGQEKESPRKSFFYIDDDGQLVALRYNDWKLVFMEQRAKTLALWAEPFVPLRVPKIFNLRRDPFERADENSNTYWDWVIEHAFLVVPAQAYVAEMIQSFKEFPPRQKPAAFNLDRVMEQLKDANGAGLH comes from the coding sequence GTGAGTCAAAATACCAAACCTAATATTCTTGTAATGTGGGGCGATGACATCGGCTGGTGGAACATCAGCTACAACAGCAGAGCTCAAATGGGGTATCAAACGCCCAATATAGACCGCATAGCTAACGAAGGAATTTCTTTCACGGACTATTATGGTCAACAAAGTTGTACTGCTGGACGTGCCGCATTTATTACTGGTCAAAACCCTGTTAGAACTGGCTTAACAAAGGTGGGAATGCCTGGCGCTGACTTGGGATTACGACCGGAAGATCCAACAATCGCTGAATTGCTTAAACCATTAGGCTACGCCACGGGGCAATTCGGTAAAAACCATTTAGGCGACCGTGACGACTTTTTGCCCACAAATCATGGGTTTGATGAGTTTTTTGGAAACTTGTACCATTTAAACGCGGAGGAGGAGCCTGAAGACCCTGATTATCCTAAAGATTTCGAATTTAGAAAAAAGTTTGGTCCTCGTGGGGTTCTGCATAGTTTTGCTGGCGGCAAAATTGACGACACTGGACCGTTGAATAAGAAACGAATGGAGACTATTGATGATGAAATAACTGAGAATGCCCTCAGATTTATTGAGGACACTAAAAAGTCGGGAAAACCATTTTTTGTTTGGTATAACACTACAGCTATGCATTTTAGAACTCATCCCGCAGCGAAGCATTTGGGTAAAAGTGGCAAAGGCGGATTTTATAATGATGTGATGGTTGCCCACGATGAAAACATCGGTAAACTTCTGGGTAAACTCGACGAATTAGACATAGCGGGAGACACTTTGGTAATGTATTCAACAGATAATGGTCCTCACTACAATGCGTGGCCTGATGGTGGGATAACTCCCTTTAGGAGCGAGAAAAACACTAACTGGGAGGGCGCTTGGCGCGTTCCCGCTTTTGCTCGCTGGCCCAACAAGTTTCCTGCAGGTCTGGTTTTAAATGGTATTGTTTCTCATCAGGATTGGCTTCCAACGCTTTTAGCAGCTTCAGGAGAGCCGAACGTAAAAGAAAAATTACTACAAGGTTACACTGCGGGTTCAAAGAAGTTTAAAGTACACATCGATGGCATCAACATGTTGCCTTACTTTATGGGGCAAGAAAAAGAAAGCCCCCGCAAATCGTTTTTCTATATCGATGATGATGGTCAGCTTGTGGCACTTAGGTATAATGATTGGAAGTTGGTTTTTATGGAGCAACGAGCTAAAACTTTGGCGTTGTGGGCTGAGCCTTTTGTTCCGTTGCGGGTTCCGAAGATTTTTAATTTGCGCCGAGATCCCTTTGAGCGTGCAGATGAGAACTCAAATACGTATTGGGATTGGGTTATTGAGCATGCGTTTTTGGTTGTTCCAGCTCAAGCATATGTGGCAGAAATGATTCAGAGTTTTAAAGAGTTTCCCCCCCGTCAGAAACCTGCCGCGTTTAATTTGGATCGCGTGATGGAGCAGTTAAAGGATGCAAATGGAGCTGGTCTACACTAA
- the fsa gene encoding fructose-6-phosphate aldolase, with the protein MEFFLDTANVEQIKKAAALGVVDGVTTNPTLIAKEGGKSQQAIIAEIAKVITGPISVEGNADTCDEIVREGEAYSKWAKNVVVKIAFTQEGIKAAKILEGKGVKTNVTLVFSANQALIAAKAGASYVSPFIGRLDDISEDGMDLIRDIMQIYKNYGFKTKVIVASIRHPVHVLEAAKTGAHIATIPADVLAKMWNHPLTDIGIKKFKEDFAKTEEKKC; encoded by the coding sequence ATGGAATTCTTTTTAGATACTGCAAATGTTGAACAGATTAAAAAAGCCGCAGCACTTGGCGTTGTCGATGGAGTTACAACAAATCCAACTCTTATTGCAAAAGAGGGTGGAAAAAGTCAACAAGCGATAATTGCTGAGATTGCAAAAGTAATAACTGGTCCTATTTCAGTTGAAGGAAATGCTGATACTTGCGATGAGATTGTTCGTGAGGGAGAAGCATATTCGAAATGGGCAAAAAATGTCGTAGTAAAGATTGCGTTTACTCAGGAAGGAATTAAAGCTGCAAAAATCCTCGAAGGAAAGGGAGTTAAAACAAACGTAACGTTGGTTTTTAGTGCAAATCAAGCGCTAATTGCAGCGAAGGCTGGTGCAAGCTACGTTTCGCCTTTTATCGGGAGACTAGATGACATATCCGAAGATGGAATGGACCTAATTCGGGATATAATGCAAATTTACAAGAACTATGGCTTTAAGACCAAAGTAATTGTTGCCAGCATTAGGCATCCGGTTCATGTTTTGGAAGCAGCAAAAACTGGTGCTCATATTGCAACGATACCTGCCGATGTCTTAGCTAAGATGTGGAATCATCCGTTGACTGACATTGGAATTAAGAAATTCAAGGAAGATTTCGCTAAAACCGAAGAGAAAAAGTGTTAA
- a CDS encoding transketolase family protein — protein sequence MVNSSKINSQMGLIENIDAPQNKKPSRDGFGKALVEVGAENPNLWVLTADVSESTRTHWFAEKYPDRFVQVGVSEQNMAGVAAGIASLGKTVFISAYAVFSPGRNWDQVRVSICYNNVPVKLHGSHTGVTVGPDGASHQALEDIAITRVLPNMIVIVPADYEEARKATIEASKIKSPVYIRSCREKMPVFTTHLTPFTIGKANLYRDGKDVAIFACGPQVYESIIAAEKLESEGISCAVIDCHTIKPIDKDMINFWAKQTGFIVSVEDHQITGGLGGAIAEVLSESGKSTPCTLRRLGIKDIFCESGEPLELMKKFGLDSEGIAEFVRENYKKELRVMNEESS from the coding sequence ATGGTAAATTCATCAAAAATTAATAGTCAAATGGGGCTAATTGAGAATATTGACGCTCCCCAGAATAAAAAACCAAGTCGCGACGGATTTGGTAAAGCATTAGTAGAAGTAGGTGCTGAAAATCCTAACCTATGGGTATTAACTGCTGATGTTTCTGAAAGTACCCGTACTCATTGGTTTGCTGAAAAATATCCTGATCGATTTGTTCAAGTTGGCGTTTCTGAACAGAATATGGCCGGTGTTGCTGCAGGAATCGCTTCATTAGGAAAAACAGTTTTTATCTCCGCTTATGCCGTTTTCTCGCCTGGAAGAAATTGGGATCAGGTTCGTGTTTCAATCTGCTACAATAATGTGCCCGTAAAATTGCACGGTTCCCATACTGGCGTCACAGTTGGACCCGACGGAGCGTCTCACCAAGCCTTAGAAGACATTGCAATTACTCGTGTTCTTCCAAACATGATAGTTATTGTTCCAGCCGATTATGAAGAGGCAAGGAAAGCAACCATTGAGGCAAGTAAAATAAAAAGTCCCGTATACATCCGATCTTGCCGAGAGAAAATGCCCGTATTTACCACACATTTAACTCCTTTTACCATTGGGAAGGCAAACCTTTATCGCGATGGCAAAGATGTTGCAATTTTTGCATGTGGACCCCAAGTGTATGAATCCATAATTGCCGCGGAGAAACTTGAATCCGAAGGAATCTCGTGCGCAGTGATTGATTGTCATACAATTAAGCCAATTGATAAGGACATGATTAATTTTTGGGCAAAACAAACTGGCTTTATAGTTAGTGTGGAGGATCATCAAATAACAGGTGGGCTCGGAGGCGCTATTGCAGAAGTTTTAAGTGAATCGGGAAAGTCGACCCCTTGCACGTTAAGGCGCCTTGGGATAAAAGATATATTTTGCGAATCAGGAGAACCACTTGAACTTATGAAAAAATTTGGTCTTGACTCCGAAGGAATTGCCGAATTCGTTCGTGAGAACTACAAAAAAGAATTGCGCGTGATGAATGAGGAGAGTAGTTGA